A single genomic interval of Cucumis sativus cultivar 9930 chromosome 7, Cucumber_9930_V3, whole genome shotgun sequence harbors:
- the LOC101203863 gene encoding cytochrome c biogenesis protein CCS1, chloroplastic, with the protein METHFIISSTMERLILNNLNPSLSKPFLLKTSFLHSVFSHQITLRTAQIRSFSVTCKNKASQDKKLKNASNKIVLSEAAPPLAEEESDKSGNAEAEVKPGNGSRSMKLVKRLPKRILGALSNLPLAIGEMFTIAALMALGTVIDQGEAPDFYFQKYPEDNPLWGFFNWRWILTLGFDHMYSSTIFLGMLALLGISLMACTYTTQIPLVKVARRWNFLQSGETIRKLECSDILPRASVQDLGVVLMGAGYEVFIKGPTLYAFKGLAGRFAPIGVHLAMLLIMAGATLSATGSFRGSVTVPQGLNFVVGDVLNPSGFLAKPTEAFNTEVHVNKFYMNYYDSGEIKQFYSDLSLFDLNGKEVMRKTISVNNPLRYGGFTIYQTDWGFSALQILKNDEGPFNLAVAPLKINGDKKLYGTFLPVGDVNSPDVKGISMLARDLQSIVLYDQEGKFVGVRRPSSRLPIDINGIKIEIVDAIGSTGLELKTDPGVPIVYAGFGALMLTTCVSYLSHSQVWAIQDGTVVIVGGKTNRAKVEFPEEMDRLLDKVPEIIEPSYNKLKNNDA; encoded by the exons ATGGAAACCCACTTCataatttcttcaacaatGGAGCGTTTGATTCTTAACAATCTAAACCCATCTTTATCCAAAccctttcttctcaaaaccTCTTTTCTTCACTCTGTCTTCAGCCATCAAATCACTCTCCGGACCGCCCAAATTCGCAGTTTCAGTGTCACTTGTAAGAATAAGGCCTCGCAGGACAAGAAGCTGAAGAACGCCAGCAACAAGATTGTGCTCTCGGAAGCAGCGCCGCCGCTTGCAGAGGAGGAGAGCGATAAGAGTGGAAATGCTGAAGCTGAAGTCAAGCCTGGAAATGGGAGTAGGTCGATGAAGCTGGTGAAGAGATTGCCTAAAAGAATTTTGGGAGCTTTATCTAATTTGCCTTTGGCTATTGGAGAAATGTTCACCATCGCTGCCCTGATGGCTCTTG GTACTGTCATTGATCAAGGCGAAGCCCCTGATTTCTACTTCCAAAAGTACCCTGAGGATAATCCTTTGTGGGGATTCTTCAATTGGAGATGGATTCTTACACTTGGTTTTGATCACATGTACTCATCTACCATTTTTCTAGGGATGTTAGCTCTCCTTGGGATATCACTCATGGCATGTACTTACACAACCCAGATTCCTCTTGTCAAGGTTGCAAGAAG ATGGAACTTTTTGCAATCTGGTGAAACCATTCGCAAGCTGGAGTGTTCTGATATTTTACCCAGAGCATCAGTCCAAGATTTGGGGGTTGTTTTAATGGGAGCAGGATATGAG GTGTTTATTAAAGGACCAACTTTATATGCTTTCAAGGGATTAGCTGGACGATTTGCACCAATTGGTGTACATTTGGCCATGCTTTTGATAATGGCCGGTGCAACTCTCAGTGCAACTGGGAGCTTCAGAGGTTCGGTTACAGTTCCACAGGGATTAAATTTCGTAGTTGGAGATGTTCTGAACCCTAGCGGATTTCTCGCAAAGCCAACTGAAGCTTTCAATACTGAAGTTCACGTCAACAAGTTCTACATGAACTACTATGACAGTGGAGAG ATAAAACAGTTTTATAGTgatctttctttatttgatCTTAATGGGAAAGAGGTTATGAGGAAGACAATCAGTGTAAATAATCCTTTACGGTATGGAGGTTTTACAATCTACCAAACTGATTGGGGATTTTCAGCTCTGCAAATACTTAAGAATGATGAAGGACCTTTTAACTTGGCTGTGGCACCTCTAAAGATCAATGGGGACAAGAAGCTTTACGGGACTTTCTTACCAGTTGGCGACGTCAATTCACCCGATGTGAAGGGAAT ATCAATGCTTGCTCGTGATCTTCAATCCATTGTCCTGTATGATCAGGAAGGAAAGTTTGTCGGGGTTCGACGTCCAAGCTCTAGGCTTCCGATTGACATCAACGGTATAAAGATCGAAATAGTTGATGCTATTGGCAGCACTGGACTGGAACTAAAG aCTGACCCAGGAGTGCCCATTGTTTATGCTGGATTTGGTGCTCTAATGCTCACAACATGTGTCAGTTATTTATCCCATTCACAG GTATGGGCCATACAAGATGGGACGGTAGTGATCGTAGGAGGAAAGACAAACCGTGCGAAGGTCGAATTTCCAGAGGAGATGGACCGTTTACTTGATAAAGTTCCAGAAATAATTGAACCGTCATACAATAAGTTGAAGAACAATGATGCCTAG